A section of the Parasteatoda tepidariorum isolate YZ-2023 chromosome 6, CAS_Ptep_4.0, whole genome shotgun sequence genome encodes:
- the LOC107451970 gene encoding LOW QUALITY PROTEIN: large ribosomal subunit protein P1 (The sequence of the model RefSeq protein was modified relative to this genomic sequence to represent the inferred CDS: substituted 1 base at 1 genomic stop codon) has translation MVSNDELACVYSALILQDDEIAITLVKXSVIQLMNSICILFFPALFAKALEGVDLRQLISNVGSGVSGGGGAVGVTTGGSAGAGEAAAAAEEPKKEEKKEESEESDEDMGFGLFD, from the exons ATGGTGTCAAACGACGAATTGGCTTGTGTATATTCTGCTCTTATTTTGCAAGACGATGAAATAGCTATTACT TTGGTTAAATGATCAGTAATACAACTCATGAACTCaatttgcattcttttttttccagctttgTTTGCGAAAGCACTTGAAGGAGTTGATTTGAGACAACTTATATCTAATGTAGGCTCTGGGGTGAGTGGTGGTGGAGGAGCAGTTGGAGTGACAACTGGAGGATCAGCAGGTGCTGGTGAGGCAGCTGCAGCAGCAGAAg aacccaaaaaagaggaaaagaaagaagagaGTGAAGAATCTGATGAAGATATGGGATTTG gTTTATTCGACTAA